In a single window of the Acidobacteriota bacterium genome:
- a CDS encoding LOG family protein, which yields MSDENNNTERIVTIFGGSKCAESSDEYREARDLGSRLAEAGFTICTGGYLGVMEAASRGARESGGRVYGIVMNQFKGEPNRYLTDKVATNHFYERLQNLITRSVGFVALRGGMGTVTEVSLVWNKLQTGVIEDRPLVLVGDAWRKVVGAWRENLVVSDSDVRYLKFAADAKEAADIFINKYS from the coding sequence ATGAGCGACGAGAACAATAACACTGAACGCATCGTAACGATCTTTGGCGGATCAAAATGTGCAGAGTCATCGGACGAATATCGCGAAGCACGAGATCTTGGGTCGAGGTTGGCTGAAGCCGGCTTTACGATCTGCACAGGCGGCTACTTGGGCGTAATGGAGGCCGCATCCCGAGGAGCGAGAGAGAGCGGAGGACGCGTTTACGGCATCGTAATGAATCAGTTCAAAGGCGAGCCGAACCGCTACCTCACAGACAAGGTCGCTACTAACCATTTTTACGAACGCCTTCAGAATTTGATCACACGATCGGTCGGTTTTGTCGCTCTTCGCGGCGGAATGGGCACGGTGACTGAGGTTTCACTGGTTTGGAATAAGCTGCAGACAGGAGTGATCGAGGACCGCCCTTTGGTCCTCGTAGGCGATGCATGGAGAAAGGTCGTCGGGGCATGGCGTGAGAATCTCGTGGTCAGCGACAGTGACGTTAGGTATCTGAAATTTGCAGCCGACGCTAAGGAAGCTGCAGATATATTTATCAATAAGTATTCGTAA
- a CDS encoding MFS transporter, with protein MQNSEITKNDRREITGWLAYDWANSAFYTTVVSVLAGPYLTALAQEDVGKGGVVISLGPIGSVTADNLFTSTLGISVFLQVFMLPILGSIADFTPWKKRMMALFCYTGVIAGSLLFLVQGTNYLWGCLFLLIGNICFAATNVFYNSFLIDITSEDMRDRISSYGYAAGYLGGLVMLFANLALINFGESFGIDKGFAVRLSMLMASLWWGLFGIVAFYLIRSRKPERERNGRNLVKIGFVEVWRTLKELAGLKYTLMFLIAYLFYNDGIQTVILNSSVFLSQELFVSKGLESDPSFLLGIFVVAQIAALIGALVFERISRFIGTKPTIIVCLAIWSGIVVFAYGFLETHFQAWIMATFIGLVLGSTQALSRSLFSQMIPKSRESAFFGIYEISEKGTSWIGNLTFAVVVGITGSYRSAILALIIFFVGGMIILIFTNTKKAIHEAGNLTPEEAAKLE; from the coding sequence ATGCAAAACTCCGAGATCACGAAAAACGACCGACGCGAGATCACCGGCTGGCTGGCCTACGATTGGGCAAACTCCGCGTTTTACACGACGGTCGTTTCGGTATTGGCCGGGCCGTATTTGACCGCTCTGGCTCAGGAAGATGTCGGTAAAGGCGGTGTGGTTATCTCGCTTGGCCCGATCGGGTCAGTGACCGCAGACAACCTGTTCACCTCGACGTTGGGCATCTCTGTCTTTCTGCAGGTCTTTATGCTGCCGATACTGGGCTCGATAGCGGATTTTACGCCTTGGAAAAAGCGTATGATGGCGCTTTTTTGCTACACCGGCGTGATAGCAGGTTCGCTGCTTTTCCTGGTTCAAGGAACGAATTATCTTTGGGGCTGTCTTTTCCTGCTTATCGGTAATATTTGTTTTGCCGCAACGAACGTTTTTTACAATTCGTTTCTCATCGATATCACCTCCGAGGATATGCGCGACCGCATCAGCAGCTACGGCTACGCGGCCGGCTATCTCGGTGGATTGGTGATGCTTTTCGCCAATCTGGCACTCATCAATTTCGGCGAGTCATTCGGCATCGACAAGGGCTTCGCTGTTAGGCTTTCTATGCTGATGGCCTCGCTTTGGTGGGGCTTGTTCGGAATCGTGGCTTTTTATCTGATCCGATCGCGAAAACCTGAACGGGAGCGCAACGGCAGAAATCTTGTCAAGATCGGTTTCGTGGAGGTTTGGCGGACATTAAAGGAGCTTGCCGGGCTGAAATATACGCTGATGTTTCTGATCGCGTATCTTTTCTACAACGACGGTATCCAGACGGTCATACTTAATTCGTCAGTATTCCTTTCTCAGGAGTTGTTCGTATCAAAGGGACTCGAAAGTGATCCAAGTTTTCTATTAGGCATATTTGTTGTCGCCCAGATCGCTGCCCTGATCGGAGCATTGGTCTTTGAGAGAATTTCGCGTTTCATTGGCACCAAGCCGACCATTATTGTCTGCTTAGCGATCTGGTCGGGAATTGTGGTCTTTGCATACGGTTTTCTGGAAACACATTTCCAGGCGTGGATAATGGCTACTTTTATTGGACTGGTGCTCGGCAGCACGCAGGCCCTGTCGCGGTCACTTTTCTCACAGATGATCCCCAAGAGCCGCGAGTCCGCATTCTTCGGGATCTATGAGATATCTGAAAAAGGAACCTCGTGGATCGGCAATCTGACCTTCGCCGTCGTCGTTGGCATCACCGGCTCATATCGAAGTGCCATTTTGGCGTTGATCATATTCTTCGTGGGCGGGATGATAATTTTGATCTTTACTAACACCAAGAAAGCGATTCACGAAGCAGGCAACTTGACGCCCGAGGAAGCCGCAAAACTGGAATGA